The Candidatus Koribacter versatilis Ellin345 genome has a segment encoding these proteins:
- a CDS encoding response regulator, translated as MHALIVDDSSAMRAFLRLALKGAGFSTAEARNGREGLQSLERSNPDIVLLDWNMPEMDGFSMLRAMRADARWKDVKVMMVTTETEMAEMARALGAGADEYVMKPFTREVILEKLEILGMMPQAL; from the coding sequence ATGCACGCACTGATCGTGGATGATTCATCGGCGATGAGGGCATTTCTGAGGCTGGCCCTGAAGGGTGCCGGGTTCAGCACCGCCGAGGCACGCAATGGGAGAGAAGGGCTGCAGTCGTTAGAGCGCAGCAATCCGGACATCGTTCTGCTCGACTGGAACATGCCGGAAATGGACGGTTTCAGCATGCTCCGCGCCATGCGCGCCGACGCTCGCTGGAAGGACGTGAAGGTGATGATGGTGACCACAGAGACCGAGATGGCAGAGATGGCGCGTGCTCTCGGCGCGGGAGCGGACGAATACGTAATGAAACCGTTCACGCGAGAAGTGATTCTTGAAAAGCTGGAAATTCTCGGCATGATGCCGCAGGCGCTATGA
- a CDS encoding CheR family methyltransferase encodes MAISLNEFDYLRELVLTHSAIAIESGKEYLAESRLAQLAYVEGQTSVNALLTNMRGKPFGTLHRKVLDAMTNNETWFFRDLHPFEMIKRKVLPELIVSRGTLRRLNIWSAASSSGQEAYSLAMMIEDEFPELRSWTVRILGTDISSAILNRARGGRYTQMEVNRGLPAPLLTRHFRREGLEWVIKDSIRSRVSFEAINLSNPWQAMATMDIIMLRNVLIYFEVPMKKQILARARNVLHPDGYLFLGSAESMMGLDDGFERVEYGKASCYRLRR; translated from the coding sequence ATGGCGATCTCATTGAATGAATTTGACTATCTGCGGGAACTGGTGTTGACGCACTCGGCGATTGCCATCGAGAGCGGAAAAGAGTATCTCGCGGAGTCGCGCCTGGCCCAATTGGCATATGTCGAAGGCCAGACCTCTGTGAACGCATTGCTGACGAACATGCGCGGCAAGCCGTTCGGCACATTGCATCGCAAGGTGCTCGACGCGATGACCAACAACGAGACCTGGTTCTTTCGCGACCTGCATCCGTTCGAGATGATCAAGCGGAAGGTACTGCCGGAGTTGATCGTCAGCCGGGGAACCTTACGCCGATTGAATATCTGGAGCGCGGCGTCGTCGAGCGGGCAGGAAGCCTATAGTCTCGCGATGATGATTGAGGATGAGTTTCCGGAGCTGCGATCGTGGACCGTCCGGATACTGGGAACCGATATCTCGTCGGCGATTCTGAACCGCGCGCGCGGCGGTCGTTACACACAGATGGAAGTGAACCGGGGATTGCCGGCACCGCTGTTAACGCGACACTTTCGGCGCGAAGGGCTGGAGTGGGTGATCAAGGACAGCATTCGCAGCCGGGTAAGTTTCGAGGCGATCAACCTATCGAATCCGTGGCAGGCGATGGCGACGATGGACATCATCATGCTTCGCAATGTGCTCATCTATTTCGAAGTGCCAATGAAGAAGCAAATTCTAGCCCGTGCTCGAAACGTGCTTCATCCGGATGGGTACCTTTTCCTGGGCAGTGCGGAGAGCATGATGGGGCTCGACGACGGCTTCGAGCGGGTGGAGTATGGCAAAGCCTCTTGCTATCGGTTGAGGAGATGA
- a CDS encoding protein-glutamate methylesterase/protein-glutamine glutaminase, with amino-acid sequence MNRTRVLIVDDSVVIRSLLRQILAQEADLEVAGVAANGHIALRMLDQLAPDVVTLDIEMPEMNGLETLRELRRTRPRLPVIMFSTLTERGAVATLEAFSLGASDYVTKPSNSRPGGQGVEAIRAQLVPKIRALCRKERPALPPLPQKFNRDTSFPGVPITAVAIGTSTGGPNALSQVLPRLPKGFPVPVFVVQHMPPMFTRFLAERLNRECAIPVREVEEQEVVQPGTIRVAAGDHHMTVERMGLGFQLRRSQGPPENSCRPAVDVLFRSVARAYGAGVLAVVMTGMGQDGFRGAQTIREAGGTVIAQDEATSVVWGMPGYVANAGLAERVLPVTEIGNEIVRRVSLGAAMRRGA; translated from the coding sequence ATGAACCGTACACGCGTTTTGATCGTGGATGATTCGGTTGTGATCCGCTCTCTGTTGCGGCAAATCCTGGCACAGGAAGCCGACCTTGAAGTCGCTGGTGTCGCGGCGAACGGGCACATCGCGCTGCGGATGCTGGACCAGTTGGCGCCCGACGTCGTAACTCTCGACATCGAGATGCCGGAAATGAATGGCCTGGAGACGTTGCGCGAGCTTCGCCGTACGCGGCCGCGGCTTCCGGTGATCATGTTCAGCACGCTCACCGAGCGTGGCGCGGTTGCGACGCTGGAAGCGTTCTCGCTGGGGGCATCCGACTATGTGACGAAGCCGTCCAACTCGCGACCAGGTGGCCAGGGGGTCGAGGCGATCCGCGCGCAACTGGTTCCGAAGATCCGGGCGTTGTGCCGCAAGGAGCGCCCAGCACTTCCCCCGCTGCCGCAAAAGTTCAATCGGGACACCTCCTTTCCAGGCGTACCGATCACCGCCGTGGCGATTGGTACTTCGACGGGTGGACCGAATGCGTTGTCGCAAGTTCTGCCGCGCTTGCCGAAGGGTTTTCCGGTGCCGGTCTTCGTGGTGCAGCATATGCCTCCGATGTTCACGCGCTTCCTCGCAGAACGATTGAATCGAGAGTGCGCGATTCCGGTGCGCGAAGTCGAAGAGCAGGAAGTCGTGCAGCCCGGGACGATCCGCGTAGCCGCGGGAGATCACCACATGACAGTGGAACGGATGGGGCTCGGGTTCCAACTGCGACGCTCGCAGGGGCCTCCGGAGAACTCGTGCCGTCCCGCGGTGGATGTTCTTTTTCGTTCGGTAGCGCGGGCCTACGGAGCGGGCGTGCTCGCGGTGGTGATGACTGGCATGGGACAGGATGGCTTTCGTGGGGCGCAGACGATTCGAGAAGCCGGCGGTACGGTCATCGCTCAGGACGAAGCCACATCCGTGGTGTGGGGCATGCCTGGCTATGTCGCGAATGCCGGGCTCGCGGAACGGGTGCTGCCGGTGACGGAAATTGGAAACGAGATAGTTCGCAGGGTAAGTCTGGGGGCGGCAATGCGCCGCGGAGCTTGA